A genomic window from Bacilli bacterium includes:
- a CDS encoding molecular chaperone TorD family protein — protein MWPILELYARLTEYPNELIVPEIHSLARKLRDCGNAESALNQLAKFGDGVEHASVAELQELFTRTFDLLPVCSPHLGFQLFGESYKRGSLMAMLREEYRRVGLSEGAEIPDHLSCVLKLCALLSKREQEREVYAELLTLIVLPGVDKMVAAFAAAPNPYKHLLQSLASWLSAHSDFSQAGKIKMG, from the coding sequence GTGTGGCCGATTTTGGAATTGTACGCCCGATTGACGGAATACCCGAATGAGCTTATCGTTCCGGAGATTCATAGCTTGGCGCGAAAGCTGCGGGATTGCGGCAACGCCGAATCCGCGCTTAACCAGCTGGCGAAATTTGGCGACGGGGTCGAACACGCCAGTGTCGCCGAACTGCAAGAGCTGTTCACGCGCACATTCGATTTGCTGCCGGTTTGCTCTCCGCACCTTGGTTTTCAACTGTTCGGCGAAAGCTATAAGCGCGGGTCGCTGATGGCGATGTTGCGCGAAGAGTATCGGCGCGTCGGATTGTCGGAAGGCGCGGAGATCCCCGATCATCTTTCGTGCGTGCTTAAGCTGTGCGCATTGCTGTCGAAGCGCGAACAAGAGCGGGAAGTGTATGCGGAATTGTTAACCCTGATTGTGCTTCCGGGAGTGGATAAAATGGTTGCGGCCTTTGCCGCGGCGCCGAATCCTTACAAACATTTGCTGCAAAGCCTCGCGTCGTGGCTGTCCGCACATAGTGATTTTTCCCAAGCCGGCAAAATAAAAATGGGGTGA
- the narH gene encoding nitrate reductase subunit beta yields the protein MNVRRQVSMVFHLDKCIGCHTCTVACKNLWTDRKGAEYMWWNNVETKPGTGYPTQWENQSKYQGGWEYNRKTGRITLKHQGKLGTLTNIFYNPNLPEMDDYYTPWTYQYRELFEAAKIDDQPTARPISMVTGEPVDIEAGPNWDDDLSGSPLYAANDINLYKLTEEQREKLLDVERMVFFYLPRICNHCVNPACAAACPSGAIYKRGEDGIVLIDQEKCRGWRMCVTACPYKKTFYNWNTGKSEKCILCFPRLESGQAPACFHSCVGRIRYLGVVLYDAEKIPGAVKVDNWELVEKQRELILDPHDPEVIAGAKANGIGDEWIKAAQKSPVYKFVKEWQIALPLHAEFRTLPMLFYIPPLLPVMAFNKNGQYETAGEDIFADMEHYRLPMRYMASLFSAGNVPLIEDVYRKLMAVRIFMRSQEVDEYSDDKVQAALKRANMTAEEAEAIHKLTSLPTFEDRFVLPPYQRESEHAGNPFESMLDPLSRRGETGFGFSLVPKRGL from the coding sequence ATGAATGTGAGAAGACAGGTATCGATGGTGTTTCACCTTGACAAATGTATCGGCTGCCACACCTGCACCGTTGCGTGCAAAAATCTGTGGACGGACCGCAAAGGCGCGGAATACATGTGGTGGAACAATGTCGAGACGAAGCCGGGAACGGGGTATCCCACGCAGTGGGAGAACCAGTCCAAGTATCAGGGCGGTTGGGAGTACAACCGGAAGACTGGCAGGATCACGTTAAAGCATCAAGGCAAGCTGGGAACGTTGACGAATATTTTTTACAACCCCAACCTTCCGGAAATGGACGATTACTATACCCCGTGGACTTACCAATATCGGGAACTCTTTGAAGCGGCGAAAATCGACGACCAGCCCACCGCGCGCCCCATTTCCATGGTAACCGGGGAACCGGTGGATATTGAAGCGGGCCCGAACTGGGACGACGACTTGAGCGGCTCGCCCCTGTATGCGGCGAATGATATCAATTTGTACAAACTGACGGAGGAACAAAGGGAAAAGCTGTTGGATGTGGAGCGGATGGTATTTTTCTATTTGCCGCGCATCTGCAACCACTGTGTCAATCCCGCCTGCGCAGCGGCCTGCCCGAGCGGCGCCATCTATAAGCGCGGCGAAGACGGGATCGTCCTGATCGATCAGGAAAAATGCCGCGGCTGGCGAATGTGCGTGACGGCGTGCCCCTATAAAAAAACATTTTACAACTGGAATACCGGCAAATCGGAGAAATGCATTTTATGTTTTCCCAGGCTGGAGAGCGGTCAGGCGCCCGCTTGTTTCCACTCCTGCGTAGGCCGTATCCGCTATCTGGGCGTTGTCCTGTACGACGCGGAAAAAATTCCGGGCGCCGTCAAGGTGGACAATTGGGAATTGGTGGAGAAGCAACGCGAGCTGATTCTCGATCCGCATGATCCCGAGGTTATCGCGGGCGCCAAGGCGAACGGGATCGGCGACGAATGGATCAAGGCCGCGCAAAAATCCCCCGTTTACAAGTTCGTGAAAGAGTGGCAGATCGCGCTGCCGCTGCATGCGGAATTCCGCACATTGCCGATGCTGTTCTATATTCCGCCGCTGTTGCCGGTAATGGCGTTTAACAAAAACGGCCAATATGAAACCGCCGGGGAAGACATTTTCGCCGATATGGAACATTACCGCCTGCCGATGCGCTACATGGCGAGTTTGTTTTCCGCGGGAAATGTCCCCTTGATCGAGGACGTTTACCGGAAATTGATGGCTGTGCGCATATTCATGCGCTCGCAGGAAGTAGATGAATATAGCGATGACAAAGTTCAAGCGGCACTTAAGCGGGCGAATATGACCGCGGAGGAGGCCGAAGCCATTCACAAATTGACCTCGCTGCCCACCTTTGAAGATCGTTTTGTTCTGCCTCCGTACCAAAGAGAATCCGAACATGCCGGCAACCCGTTTGAGAGCATGCTGGATCCGTTAAGCAGACGCGGGGAAACGGGCTTTGGCTTCTCGCTTGTGCCCAAGAGGGGGTTATGA